The DNA window tgtgtgtgtgtgtgtgtgtgtgtgtgtgtgtctctctctgtgtgtgtgtgtctctctgtgtgtgtgtgtgtgtgtgtgtgtgtgtttctctgtgtgtcactctgtgtgtgtgtgtgtgtgtgtgtgtgtgtttctctctttgtgtttgtgtgtgtgtgtgtgtgtgtgtgtgtgtgtgtttctctctttgtgtttgtgtgtgtgtgtgtgtgtgtgtgtgtgtgtgtgtcactctgtgtgtgtgtgtgtgtgtgtgtgtttctctctgtgtgtgtgtgtgtgtgtgtgtgtgtgtgtgtgtgtgtgtgtgtgtgtgtgtgtgtgttcaggctcAGCTGTTGGAGTTGAGGACTCAGAACTATCAGCTGTCAGATGATCTCAGGAAAAACAATACAGGTAAAAAAACTAATCTCTCTActgtctgatgatgatgatgatgatgatgatgatgatgtcacatgtttacatctttatttttattataatatttcattttaagttaATTATTAACCCAGACCCTGCAGAGTTTCATTCAGTATGTTTAATCTCAGTCCTGATGATCTCAGCAGAATTAAACATTACTGGTCATTGAGTTTCCTGCTCTGACTGGTCTGTAGCGCCCCCCAGTGGACAGAAACTGCAAGTGCAGAACAAACAGAGAAGAATCAGCTTTATCTGCAGCTTcactttaatattaatatttatatttactgttaATTCCTAACATTCATGTCTCTGTGCAGCATGATcatattaaacaataaacacagtCTGACTGGATTTTATCAGGCTGATATTAGGGAATAAATAATATTCTGATATATTAGtttataatcttatatatatacagaataaacacataaactcacatttttttgcaaagatCCTTAAAATGTGAAACTTGTATAAACTTAATTCAATGCACTGAATCAGTAAActacactgggaatttaatttaaagtgtatATTTATTAAGGATTTTACTTTACATTCAGCCAtgctacatatatatatatatatacacaaatatgaGATAAAATAAAGGTAAGAACAAGgtttaaatacacataaaatgcagcctgtatatctttaaaaaaaaaagatggcaaATATCAGACGGTATAAACACTGATATTAATATTGTCCgatatatataatacagatatgtTAATGGAGCtactttctgttttattttatttttattttcagagcaTTGCACACAGTAATGTTATTAACAgcttaggttaaaaaaaaaaaagtacagtctCTACAttgtcaataataataataataataataaaagtatatacatagaagaataaaaatagtagaaaatgtataaataaataaaaagatgaggaaaaaaataaatacataaattatttaataaataaaaataaataataaaaattattataaaaacaaatacatgaattcatctaaaaaaataaaaataataatacaaataataataatagaagtgaagaaaaataaagaaagaaaatgagaaaaataaaatagtaatgGAGCTGTTTTCTACCAGAGTGTTAAACATCATCTACATAGTTTATGAGCAGATATCGTctctgtgtgatgatgatgatgatgaagatgatgatgatgatgatgatgctgtgttgtttcagagctgaacgCCGTCCGTCAGAAAAATGCCGTGTTGGAAAGAGATTTTATCAAAGCTCAGAAGgtaaaaaaaagcttcattaataaaaataaaaaaaaagtcgagaaatgtttaatctttaaatcgtaacactttaaattatttttttttttaaactttatatctcgcattgatttgttgtttatttacatttatttatttgtctctaCAGGCTCTGAACAAGAGCAAGAAAGCTCAGGTGAGTCTTCCTCTTTGTGGTTACCACGGTTACTGTGATGACCACGAGGTTACTATGGTTACGCTGATTTGTTCATATATACTAAATCAAATCTTATATTTAAACTTACCAGACTAATTGATTAGTTAATCATCTATTTTAATACTGTTTCAGGAGGTGGATGCTCTGCTGAGTGAGAACGAGATGCTTCAGGGGAAACTTCACAGTCAGGAAGAAGATTTCAGACTTCAGAACAGCACACTGATGACTGAGCTGTCcaaggttagtgtgtgtgtgtgtctctgtgtgaccTCTGTAACATTAACATAACAACATCTATAATAACACACTACCATAACTCTCCTCTCTTGCAGCTGTGCACTCAGATCGAGCAGCTGGAGAAGGAGAACCAGGATCTGAAGGAAGGAGGCGGAGCTTCAGCCTCTAGCCCCGCCCCCAACCCCCCCGCCTCCAGCCCTGTGGACGGAGAGCTGCTCCGCCTGCAGGCCGAAAACTGCACCCTGCAGAAGAAgatgagaggtgtgtgtgtgtgtgtgtgtgtgtgtgtgtgtgtgtgtgtgtgtgtgtgtgtgtgtgtgtgtgtgtgtgtgtgtgtgtgtgtgtgtgtgtgtaaataataaaacactcgCTGCAGACCAAGGTGCAAATCAAACTCTGGGtctgaaatgcactatatatcAATAAATCTGCCTTGCCCTTCTACtgcagtaattacggtagcctaaagACACTTGCTCAGGTTTGACCAGCctgccgtaattactgtaaTAGCAGTgcagtttaatttaaaaggttAATGGCTTATCTGATAGAAACTCTGATGTTTAAAGTATAAATCTGTGCCTAGAagacttttaatgtgaaacatctgtgcaggaagtgtttctgttttattgacagtaaaaaaaaaaaaaaaaacccagcaaagtaaaataaataataagtgaaTTAAAGACAGTAGACAAACTCCTCATATGtaactcctcttttttttcttcttctcttctttcagcCCTCCAGGACCGCTTCGACAAGGAGCACCAGAGACAGGCGGTCGCCCAGGGCAACCAGGGCGCCGTCGCCACGGAGACCGACGGCTCAGCCAGCGCCAACGGTGTCTCTGATGTCacagggagaggggaggagCCAGCAGTGGAGGgagccaatgagagagcagaaCAGGTGACGGACGGagaattattatattttttattagttatCGATGATGTCATACATTCATAGTaatcagctgtttcctgtttcctgttttggtGCAGACGGAGGCTCAGCTGgagcacacagagaaacagacacacgGTGAGTCTCTCTATAAGTCGTCTTTATTAGTATTACACAGCTTTTCCCTTTAAAAGAATAACTCTGCTCATTTCATGTGAGATTTAATCTGTTTCTAGTCTGATtagagaaatataaatataataaaacccAGCAGATGAACCTGGAATGTGTCATTTAATGATTGTTTCTGGTTAATTATGAATCAGTAATTATAGTTTCACatgaaaggaaagcagagttttCTTTGGAGGGTCACGAGAAGCTTTGCTGCTTAATTCACCGTCACACACTTTAAACTGTAACATTTAGTtcattcagatgttttattactggttgttgttctgtttgaggttaatttagtttatatgaagtttaagttttattttatttctttttagaCGTTTAAACTCTGGTACAGACTCAAACCAGCATGTTAGTCCgtctcagagctgcagcagattcAACTTTAAACTAGACTTTAAATCAGagatgtcaaacatgaggcccgcgggccagaaccggctcgctgaggagtccaatccggcccactttccttccttccatctgttctttctttctttctttctttctttctttctttctttctttctttctttctttctttctttcctacttccttccctcctttctcccttcttttcttccttgcttccttccttccttcctttctcccttcctttcttccttccttccatccaatccttcctttcttccttccatctgtacttacttccttccttctttccttccttccttcttttccttccttccttctctttcttccttccatctgtacgtctttccttctttctttccttccttccttccttccttccttctttttctcccttcctttcttccttccttcctttcttccttccatcttttcttccttccttccatccaatccttcctttcttccttccatctgtacttacttccttccttctttcctccattccttccattccttccttccatccttccttccttctttccttcccttccttccttccttttttcattcctGGACCCTCCTGATTTAAAGACACAACTCAGAACCAAACTTGTCACAATAATAACTTCTATTGGATGATTTTATTCTCCcagaaataacaacaataaacattattattgttattaacacCATTTTATGCCACAATTACAGTTAACATGAAACTATTGATTACAACCATACGTACCTATTTGAGAGGATCCTCTAATTCCACCTTAATTATCTACAGCATCAGTCTGATAGTGGAAGTTAAATAgttaataaatatacacatcTAATCAGTCcatttctgtctttaaaaaaggaaaagaagaagaaatttaaACTTAGCAGCAGCCACTATAATGAGAATAGATGAtccaccttaaaggtcagtccaccttaaatgGATCGTGGCTAACTTTAAGGAACctaattttctctctttctgctagTTTAAGTTATTAATGCACATATAAAGTTTAGTGAGGAGGAGATTTTAAAGTTCTCTGATGTCTCTTCTCATAAATGTAGGTTTAGTTTCATGTgtcgaaaggaaggaaggaaggaatgaggaaggaagggaggaaggaaaggaaggaaggaaagaaggaaggaaggaaggaaggagggagggaaggaggaaagaaggaaggagggagggagggagggagaaaggaggaaagaaggaaggaaggagggagggagaaaggaaaggatgaagaaaggaaagaaggacagaggcaagaggaaaggagggaggaagggaggaagaaggaaggaaaggagggaggaagaaggaaggaaaggagggaggagggaggaaaggaaggaagggagggaggaaaggaaaggaaggaaggacagaggaaagaaggaaggaaggaaggagggagggaaggaggaaagaaggacagaaggaaggaagaaagggggatggaggaaggaaagtaggaagggaggaaagaaagagaaggaggaaaggaaggaaggacagacggaagggaggaaaggagggaggagggaggaaggaagggagggaggaaaggaaaggaaggaaggacagaggaaagaaggaaggagggaggaaagaaggaacagtcaaaacagacggggtcaagttctctttgtctcttctcaTAAATGCAGGTTTAGTTTCATGcgtcattttagtttttaacactaaaacaaacataaagagaTTTTTTGGGACTATTTCCTGCAGCGGATGAATCTACATTTCCTGCAGCAGGgacggtgtgtgtgttggtttgagTCTGAACATGAGATTAAAAGAGATTAAAGAGATTATAAAGAGATTAATGAGATTATCTCCACACATATAAAGTGTGGTAGCAGCTCAGACTGGATTTATTTAACTTCATCTCctctgaggaagaagaagaagaagaagaagaagaagaagaagaaacgtCACTTCTAACACAAAACAGCTTCATCACATCTTTAAAGGACCAAACTGGTTGTTTGTTAAAGAATTAACTTTAAATCCATCACAGTCACATGAAGTCACTTTATTGACCTGAAGAGGAAGATTATTaactatttattgattattaccCGTTTATTGATCTTTATTGAGCTCATAGCGACTTATTCTGACTCTCCTGTGGTTCATCATAcacatttattatgtatttaaccctcctgttgtcctcgagtcaaggaaggaggaaggaaggaaggaagggaggaagaaggaaggaaaggtgggaggaaaggatggaaggatggaagggaggaagagggaaggaaaggagggaggaagaaggaaggaaggaaggacagaggaaagaaggaaggagggaggaaagaaggaaggagggagaaaggaaaggagggaggaaggaaggaagggaggaaaggaggagaaggaaggaagggaggggaggaagtaaggatggaagggaggaagaaggaatgaaaggagggaggaaaaggaaggaaagaaggaaggagggaggaaaggaggaaagaaggaaggagggagaaaggaaaggagggaggaaggaaggaagggaggaaaggaggaagaaggaaggaaggagggaagaagtaaggatggaagggaggaagaaggaatgaaaggagggaggaaaaggaagggagggagggaggaaaggaagggagggaggaaaaggaagggagggagggaggaaaggaagggaggaaggaaaggaaaggaaggaaggacagaggaaggaaggagggagggaaagaggaaagaaggaaggagggagggagggagggagaaaggaaaagagtaaaagaggaaaggatgaagaaaggaaagaaggacagagggaagagggaaggagggaggaaggaaggacagaaggaaggaagaaagggggatggaggaaggaaagtaggaagggaggaaagagagaggtaggaaagaaagagagaaggagggaggaaggacagacggaaggaaggaaggaaggaaggaaggaaggaaggaaggaaggaacagtcaaaacagacggggtcaatttgacccgggagaacgacaggaaggttaaatggACAACAAAACTTCATTAAAATAACTTCTGCTGCTATAAACACCATAAAAAGGATGATGGATAAATAGATGTTGTTATAAAATaacttaatatttaatttaccctttaaaaaagtgtaaataaGTAAAGTGGAAGGAGTCGTTATTCTACTCTGAGCTTAAGTTTGTTATTAACtcacagcagaaacacaaaaaccaAATTGGGTTTAATTTAGTTGcactgctactacagtaattacggtatcTAAAGTCACTGATTCCTCTTTCACTctgctaccgtaattactgtaataGCAGTGCAACTTAATTTTTCTCTCAGAGCTTTAATCTGGTGTTGAATGCATCAAACTGTGACTGTGATGGATTTTCTCTGCAGGAAGTTTGATTGTTATAATTTTTTAACgactttcataaaaaaaaacctgaaaacagatgaagaacatttctgttttttttaataatgaagtTTAACATGTGAATCATCAGTATGGTCCTTTATGATGC is part of the Scomber scombrus unplaced genomic scaffold, fScoSco1.1 SCAFFOLD_114, whole genome shotgun sequence genome and encodes:
- the LOC133977241 gene encoding GRIP1-associated protein 1-like, giving the protein MAMSQALSEEEFHRMQAQLLELRTQNYQLSDDLRKNNTELNAVRQKNAVLERDFIKAQKALNKSKKAQEVDALLSENEMLQGKLHSQEEDFRLQNSTLMTELSKLCTQIEQLEKENQDLKEGGGASASSPAPNPPASSPVDGELLRLQAENCTLQKKMRALQDRFDKEHQRQAVAQGNQGAVATETDGSASANGVSDVTGRGEEPAVEGANERAEQTEAQLEHTEKQTHV